Proteins found in one Mycoplasma sp. 1578d genomic segment:
- a CDS encoding MFS transporter: protein MIKKLTSKLTSKGFTASQIIALIILGAADVFVIAAPYYIKNIVPNLHLYLGVREDDVSKITALIGWVSLATQLPGGFLANKFPSRWLLFIAVLSTGLIGFWFGITVLEQQSFERDALVNTYKAIWGLWGISSTLIFWTPLWKLVSQQGKKENQALAYGIEGAANGFMGLFFVYLIGVIVTYVWIPSVAESDKTPFAVYAFLLSSFLVIVSFMVLFFVKEKHEKSNEKITFANLEQKLKTNVISILKAMQNWKLWALAIFVMGTYIFQSVLSFYIVNMMENVFFAPVLLVSILAGFKTYGLRMLVSGYVGRFADKFKSYVLLLIFALMIGMGCLVLFIIFPIFGIDFSHNSVLKVIFLIILSICFILGGIAIWTIVTVRFTQISEVHIEKKAYASSVGIISFIAFSPDAWFFEVGGSIGKAYTENGASNTSVLGYQIIILIAIAFAFVGLIAGLIVFLSNRAELKRLGKTDYRWRELQND from the coding sequence ATGATTAAAAAACTAACCTCTAAGTTAACGTCTAAAGGTTTTACTGCTAGTCAAATTATTGCCTTAATAATTTTAGGTGCAGCTGATGTTTTTGTCATTGCAGCACCATATTACATTAAAAACATTGTTCCGAATTTACACTTATATCTAGGTGTACGTGAGGATGACGTTTCTAAAATAACTGCTCTTATTGGTTGAGTTTCATTAGCAACTCAACTTCCAGGGGGATTTTTAGCAAACAAATTTCCTTCGCGGTGATTGCTTTTTATCGCTGTATTATCAACAGGATTAATTGGCTTTTGATTTGGAATCACTGTCTTAGAACAACAAAGTTTTGAAAGAGATGCTTTAGTTAATACTTACAAAGCAATTTGAGGTCTTTGAGGAATTAGCTCAACTCTCATTTTCTGAACTCCACTTTGAAAACTTGTTTCTCAACAAGGAAAAAAAGAAAACCAAGCTCTTGCATATGGTATTGAAGGAGCAGCTAATGGATTTATGGGGTTATTTTTTGTTTATTTAATCGGGGTAATTGTTACTTATGTATGAATTCCTTCGGTCGCTGAAAGTGATAAAACACCTTTTGCTGTTTATGCTTTTTTACTCTCATCTTTCTTAGTTATAGTAAGTTTTATGGTACTTTTCTTTGTCAAAGAAAAACACGAAAAAAGTAATGAAAAAATCACCTTTGCTAATTTAGAGCAAAAACTTAAAACTAATGTAATTAGCATTTTAAAAGCTATGCAAAACTGAAAACTTTGAGCTTTAGCTATTTTTGTCATGGGAACATATATTTTCCAAAGTGTTCTTTCATTTTACATTGTTAATATGATGGAAAATGTCTTTTTTGCTCCGGTTCTTTTAGTTTCGATTTTAGCTGGATTTAAAACATATGGCTTAAGAATGCTGGTTTCAGGATACGTTGGTCGTTTTGCTGATAAATTTAAATCTTATGTCTTATTACTCATTTTTGCATTAATGATCGGAATGGGTTGTTTGGTTTTATTTATTATCTTCCCAATATTCGGAATTGATTTTTCACATAATTCAGTCTTAAAAGTTATTTTCTTAATTATTCTTTCTATTTGTTTTATTTTAGGTGGAATTGCAATTTGAACAATAGTGACAGTGAGATTTACTCAAATTTCTGAAGTTCATATCGAGAAAAAAGCATACGCTTCTTCAGTTGGAATTATTAGCTTTATTGCCTTTTCGCCAGATGCTTGATTTTTTGAAGTTGGTGGTTCGATAGGAAAAGCTTATACAGAAAATGGAGCATCTAACACTTCTGTTTTGGGGTATCAAATCATTATTTTAATCGCAATTGCTTTTGCTTTTGTTGGGTTAATCGCTGGATTAATAGTATTTTTATCAAACAGAGCCGAACTAAAAAGACTAGGAAAAACTGATTATCGTTGAAGAGAGTTACAAAACGATTAA
- the glpO gene encoding type 2 glycerol-3-phosphate oxidase — translation MKKYDVAIIGAGIIGASIAYELAQYDLDVIILERNPKVANETSLGNSGIVHGGFDPEPHKLEAKLNLLGNRKWHNKWFKDLIFPRVKIDSMILAFDNETEIDHVKMLYQRGIENKLDPKDLKILTREEVLQREPNVNPSVCGALLCTSSSAIHPVEATRALIGASKQNGTTLRVNSKVSKIQYKDNLFEILVNDSEKIYASKVVDAAGHYADVLANENGFDDFKQKTRRGEYRIIDNYDPHLISSVLFKVPTIHGKGVIIAPTLDGKYLVGPTAQEDVAKEDTRLVTREKYDYIGEIGKQIIPSLKLERTMMTISGSRPIDIETNDFVVRQSKNNKHFIIAGGMQSPALSSAPAIAEEIVKLLELDLKPRKNFNPKYSIDVF, via the coding sequence ATGAAAAAGTATGATGTCGCAATAATTGGAGCCGGAATTATCGGGGCTTCAATAGCGTATGAATTAGCGCAATACGACTTGGATGTGATCATTTTAGAACGCAATCCAAAAGTAGCTAATGAAACTTCACTTGGGAATTCAGGAATAGTCCACGGCGGATTTGATCCTGAACCACATAAACTTGAAGCTAAGTTAAATCTTTTAGGTAACCGAAAATGACATAACAAGTGGTTTAAGGATCTAATTTTTCCAAGAGTTAAAATCGATTCAATGATTTTAGCGTTTGATAACGAAACTGAAATAGATCATGTCAAAATGCTTTATCAACGCGGAATTGAAAATAAACTTGATCCTAAGGATTTAAAAATTTTAACTAGAGAGGAAGTTTTACAACGTGAACCAAACGTTAATCCAAGTGTTTGCGGAGCATTATTATGTACTTCGTCTTCAGCAATTCATCCTGTTGAAGCAACAAGAGCTTTAATTGGAGCATCAAAACAAAACGGAACAACACTAAGAGTTAATTCCAAGGTATCTAAAATTCAATACAAAGATAATTTATTTGAAATTTTGGTCAATGATTCAGAGAAGATTTATGCATCTAAAGTAGTTGATGCTGCCGGACATTATGCTGATGTACTTGCAAATGAAAATGGGTTTGATGATTTTAAACAAAAAACCCGTCGTGGCGAATATCGGATTATTGACAATTATGATCCTCATTTAATTTCATCAGTCTTATTCAAAGTTCCCACAATTCACGGGAAAGGAGTGATTATTGCTCCAACTTTAGATGGTAAATATTTAGTTGGACCAACTGCGCAAGAAGATGTTGCTAAAGAAGATACACGTTTAGTAACTAGAGAAAAATATGATTATATCGGAGAAATTGGAAAGCAAATTATTCCAAGTTTAAAACTTGAACGAACTATGATGACTATTTCAGGATCAAGACCAATTGACATTGAAACTAATGATTTTGTAGTTCGTCAATCAAAAAATAATAAGCATTTTATCATAGCTGGTGGGATGCAATCACCAGCTCTTTCTTCAGCGCCAGCAATTGCTGAAGAAATTGTTAAATTACTTGAATTGGATTTAAAACCGAGAAAAAACTTTAACCCAAAATACTCAATTGATGTGTTTTAA